A stretch of Gemmatimonas aurantiaca T-27 DNA encodes these proteins:
- a CDS encoding LytR/AlgR family response regulator transcription factor: MLRVLIVEDEPLVQQRIARLCRELLGPSAQIDCAASLDDADDALRQRAIDVLLLDLNLQGDDGFTLLHRAIASTFHTIVISAHADRALDAFALGVLDFLAKPFATARLAQALERAQVASRTSGRATQQLGVWRARGVALVPVEEIAWIQADGDYSALQLVNGRRELHDKSLDRLQQLLPAAFVRIHRSYLVNMQQADALHVEGGGRYRLRMQGGTELPVGRSRAQSVRERLL; this comes from the coding sequence ATGCTGAGGGTGCTGATTGTCGAAGATGAGCCGTTGGTACAGCAGCGCATCGCGCGACTGTGTCGCGAGCTGCTTGGCCCATCGGCACAGATCGACTGCGCCGCGTCGCTGGACGATGCCGACGACGCGCTGCGTCAACGCGCCATCGATGTCTTGCTGCTCGATCTCAACCTGCAAGGCGACGATGGCTTCACGCTGCTGCATCGGGCGATCGCGTCCACGTTCCACACGATCGTCATCTCGGCGCATGCGGATCGAGCACTCGACGCCTTCGCGCTCGGCGTACTCGACTTCCTCGCCAAGCCGTTTGCAACAGCGCGACTGGCACAGGCGCTGGAACGCGCGCAGGTCGCGTCCCGCACCTCCGGGCGCGCAACCCAGCAGCTCGGCGTGTGGCGCGCACGGGGTGTGGCGCTGGTGCCGGTGGAGGAAATCGCGTGGATCCAGGCGGATGGTGACTACAGCGCGTTGCAGCTCGTGAACGGTCGTCGTGAACTGCACGACAAGAGTCTGGATCGTCTGCAGCAATTGCTGCCCGCGGCCTTCGTGCGTATCCACCGTTCCTATCTCGTGAACATGCAGCAGGCCGACGCCCTGCATGTCGAAGGGGGTGGTCGTTATCGCCTCCGCATGCAGGGAGGCACCGAACTACCCGTGGGGCGGTCGCGGGCGCAATCGGTGCGGGAGCGATTGCTGTAG
- a CDS encoding zinc-dependent metalloprotease yields MRYSPSPLASVGLATAGLLLGACAPKPTPAPAPAPAASRPAGATTPAPGGAPSAQPAGGAAGGGQDPQPRAYNAVITSRAVTKSGVFKVHQVGSRLYFEIPRAELGKDYVVVTTLAGTPDEIGLRGTQGGNNVVRFERRDHRIYVREASFRDMIADTAASQRLAAELIGVTKILAALNVEAYGPDSAAVVEVTRMFTGGVPEYSALGRRAQVDAARSYIERFAAYSRNVNVTAVQSFTPQGAAPAGGGGPPGAANPNAPSTEKYTFSIAKLPEQPMMPRMHDERVGYGTVVQRDFSGATQRVETRRYISRWRLECSDRKVGNLCVPKKPITYYLDPATPAWIKPWIRKGIEAWVPAFEAAGFHQGIVAAEAPANDPDFSGEDATVSMVRWLPSATENAVGPSLKDPRTGEILDADVQTYLNVMNLTRAWYFTQVAPLDPRAQKLPFPDTLAGRLLEYVTAHEVGHTLGFPHNFKASSMYPLDSVRSKTWVAKMGHTPTLMDYSRYNYVAQPEDGIALDDLIPKVGPYDIYAVKWGYSPIAGARTPDDERRQLDQWARMQDTIPWYRFSGDAGGVDPAEQSEAVGDADAVRATALGIKNLKRVMGFLESATAWKEGDTYDNLEELYGRTVNQWATELGHVARIVGSEYRHEKVVGQVGPIWRNVEPARQKEAVQFLLDNAYVTPTWLLDENILRKVEPSGSLNRVGAAQARSLTAMLANDRLVRMVELEARASTRRDVYPVAELLTDLRRGLWKETATGAPIDAFRRRLQRVYLEQMAAKINPPTPAAGGQGGQGGGFGGQAPVSPADIRPIIKSEMRALDAQLAAAIGRTSDRMSKAHLEDARDQIKTMLDPKN; encoded by the coding sequence ATGCGCTATAGCCCATCTCCACTTGCCTCGGTCGGTCTGGCGACCGCAGGCCTCTTGCTCGGTGCCTGCGCGCCGAAACCCACGCCGGCACCTGCGCCCGCTCCGGCGGCGAGCCGTCCTGCGGGAGCAACAACCCCTGCCCCGGGTGGCGCGCCCAGCGCACAGCCTGCTGGTGGTGCAGCCGGCGGCGGACAGGATCCGCAGCCTCGCGCCTACAACGCCGTCATCACATCGCGCGCGGTGACCAAGAGCGGCGTGTTCAAGGTGCACCAGGTGGGCTCGCGTCTGTACTTCGAGATTCCCCGCGCCGAGCTGGGCAAGGACTATGTAGTGGTCACCACGCTGGCCGGTACGCCCGATGAAATCGGCCTTCGCGGCACCCAGGGTGGCAACAACGTGGTGCGCTTCGAACGCCGCGATCATCGCATCTATGTGCGCGAAGCCTCGTTCCGGGACATGATTGCCGATACGGCCGCTTCGCAGCGGCTGGCAGCGGAACTGATCGGCGTGACCAAAATCCTCGCCGCGCTCAACGTCGAAGCCTATGGCCCCGACAGTGCCGCGGTGGTGGAGGTGACGCGCATGTTCACGGGCGGCGTACCCGAATACTCGGCGCTCGGACGTCGTGCACAGGTGGATGCCGCCCGATCATACATCGAACGGTTCGCCGCCTACTCGCGCAATGTGAACGTGACGGCCGTGCAGTCCTTCACGCCGCAGGGTGCGGCGCCGGCAGGTGGCGGTGGCCCGCCGGGCGCGGCCAACCCCAATGCGCCCAGTACGGAGAAGTACACCTTCTCCATCGCCAAGCTGCCGGAACAACCGATGATGCCGCGCATGCACGACGAACGCGTGGGCTACGGCACCGTGGTGCAGCGGGATTTCTCCGGGGCCACCCAGCGCGTGGAAACGCGGCGCTACATCTCGCGGTGGCGCCTCGAGTGCAGTGATCGCAAGGTGGGCAACCTGTGTGTGCCCAAGAAGCCCATCACGTATTACCTCGACCCGGCCACACCGGCCTGGATCAAGCCGTGGATCCGCAAGGGCATCGAAGCCTGGGTGCCGGCGTTCGAGGCGGCCGGTTTTCATCAGGGTATCGTCGCGGCCGAAGCACCCGCCAACGATCCCGATTTCTCGGGTGAAGATGCCACGGTGAGCATGGTGCGCTGGTTGCCGTCGGCCACCGAAAATGCCGTGGGTCCATCGCTCAAGGATCCGCGCACCGGTGAAATTCTCGACGCCGATGTGCAGACGTATCTCAACGTCATGAACCTGACGCGGGCCTGGTACTTCACGCAGGTCGCACCGCTCGATCCGCGCGCGCAGAAGCTGCCGTTCCCTGACACACTGGCCGGGCGTTTGCTCGAGTACGTGACCGCGCACGAAGTGGGACACACACTGGGCTTCCCGCACAACTTCAAGGCCAGCTCGATGTATCCGCTGGACTCGGTGCGCTCGAAGACGTGGGTGGCCAAGATGGGCCACACGCCCACGCTGATGGACTATTCGCGCTACAACTATGTCGCGCAACCCGAAGATGGTATCGCGCTGGACGACCTGATCCCCAAGGTCGGTCCGTATGACATCTATGCCGTGAAGTGGGGCTACAGCCCCATCGCCGGAGCCCGCACGCCAGACGACGAGCGTCGTCAGCTCGACCAGTGGGCACGCATGCAGGACACCATTCCGTGGTATCGCTTCAGCGGTGATGCCGGCGGTGTGGACCCCGCAGAACAGTCGGAAGCCGTTGGTGATGCCGACGCCGTGCGCGCCACCGCACTGGGCATCAAGAATCTCAAGCGCGTGATGGGGTTCCTGGAGAGCGCCACGGCGTGGAAGGAAGGCGACACGTACGACAATCTCGAGGAACTGTACGGCCGCACCGTGAATCAGTGGGCCACCGAGCTCGGTCACGTGGCGCGCATCGTCGGTTCCGAATACCGACACGAGAAGGTGGTGGGTCAGGTCGGTCCGATCTGGCGCAACGTGGAGCCGGCACGCCAGAAGGAAGCCGTGCAATTCCTGCTCGACAACGCCTACGTCACGCCCACCTGGTTGCTCGACGAAAATATCCTGCGCAAAGTGGAGCCGAGCGGCTCCCTGAATCGTGTGGGCGCCGCGCAGGCCCGCTCACTCACCGCCATGCTGGCCAACGACCGGCTCGTGCGCATGGTCGAACTGGAAGCCCGGGCGAGCACACGGCGGGATGTGTATCCGGTGGCCGAGCTGCTCACCGATCTGCGCCGTGGGCTGTGGAAGGAGACGGCAACGGGCGCGCCGATCGACGCGTTCCGTCGCCGTTTGCAGCGCGTGTATCTCGAGCAGATGGCGGCGAAGATCAATCCGCCGACACCGGCCGCTGGTGGTCAGGGCGGCCAGGGTGGTGGGTTCGGCGGACAGGCACCGGTGAGCCCGGCCGACATCCGTCCCATCATCAAGAGCGAAATGCGAGCGCTCGACGCGCAGCTCGCGGCGGCGATTGGCCGGACCAGTGACCGCATGAGCAAGGCGCACCTCGAAGATGCGCGCGACCAGATCAAGACGATGCTGGATCCCAAGAACTGA
- a CDS encoding PEP-CTERM sorting domain-containing protein has product MKSVRFLTRLAVATTLLVSPLQAQVVGGPATDENCFPFGCLYAGNPSTRYQQVYSASAFAPINIGSISFFLGASSAGSLNSGTYSFYLSTTTAPVNGLSTTMDNNVGADAALFGVFQLTGGAAPSVLSFSGAPFQYNPANGNLLLDIRVSGLTHPTGGFAYYQGRHDAANTVTSRMHDFGLGAEHYGLVTEFTAASTVVPEPSTWVLMAAGLAGLAVVARRRTV; this is encoded by the coding sequence GTGAAGTCTGTTCGATTTTTGACGCGTCTCGCCGTCGCCACGACCCTCCTCGTGTCTCCCCTGCAGGCGCAGGTGGTGGGCGGCCCTGCAACCGACGAGAACTGCTTCCCCTTTGGGTGCTTGTATGCTGGCAACCCATCGACCCGGTATCAGCAGGTCTACAGCGCCTCGGCCTTTGCGCCCATCAACATCGGGTCGATCTCCTTCTTTCTGGGCGCCAGTTCGGCGGGTTCGCTGAACAGTGGCACCTACTCGTTCTACCTGTCCACCACGACGGCCCCGGTGAATGGCCTCAGCACGACGATGGACAACAACGTCGGCGCCGATGCGGCACTGTTCGGCGTCTTCCAGTTGACGGGTGGCGCTGCGCCGTCGGTGCTCTCCTTCAGCGGCGCGCCCTTTCAGTACAATCCTGCGAACGGCAACCTGCTGCTCGACATTCGCGTGAGTGGCCTCACGCATCCGACCGGTGGTTTTGCGTACTATCAGGGGCGTCATGACGCGGCCAATACCGTGACCAGCCGTATGCACGATTTTGGCCTCGGGGCTGAGCACTATGGTCTGGTGACCGAGTTCACGGCGGCCAGTACGGTGGTGCCGGAGCCGTCCACCTGGGTGTTGATGGCGGCCGGCCTGGCGGGCCTGGCGGTAGTGGCGCGCCGTCGGACGGTCTGA
- a CDS encoding zinc-dependent metalloprotease codes for MHNRRFMPLLAAGLVLAACRPASKPAPAATPAATPAGANNRPAGQTPAGPTAGQPPAGTPNLSALAGALGGQGEPTPRPYATVITSRARSKQGVFAVHQVGARLYFEVPAAQLGKDFMVTTVLAGTNAAITGSTNGPTRLVRFERRDNRILLRDVNYNNVASDTTLQTARAMSLIEFFPILASFNVDAYGKDSAAVIEVTRLFTGGVQEFTANGRRAAVDASRSFIDKFSAFSRNVNVTAVQTFTPQATPGAAPLPIFGGGGGAVTTTTEAYTFSIVRLPDDPMMPRLADERVGFFSRARTDFGSREQRVLPRRYISRWRLECSDRKQGNLCVPKKPITYYVDPATPTWLVPWVKAGIEEWQPAFEAAGFAKGIIAGDAPNDPEFSGEDASVAMIRWLPSPVANAQGPSLVDPRTGEIIDADVQMYHNILDLQREWYFSQVGHLDKRAQTFPFPDSLMGRLIQFVVAHEVGHTLGFPHNFKGSSMYPLDSVRSKTWVAKMGHSPSIMDYARFNYVAQPEDNIPLADLVPRVGVYDTYAVKWGYSPIAGATSPEGELRQLDAWARMQDTIPWYRFASDAGAGGADPGEQSEAIGDADAVAATALGFKNIARVMKLVDGAASGDKTADFSLLRATYNGVINQWALEANHVTKIVGGLDKQEKRQSQSGPVWTPVSRTRQKAAVKFLNEQVFATPAYLIDVPTLRRLESEGNINRVVNAQARALGSLLNNTKLQRLVEIEATSSSQATVYPVGEMLTDVRRGLWSEVASGKAITAYRRRLQNVYLEQMATKIKPPATSAAEVQISQLLGIPLSQPRDFRAIVKDEVRTLDRELANAIGRTSDRASRAHLQDARDQIKAMLDTDK; via the coding sequence ATGCACAACCGTCGTTTCATGCCGCTTCTGGCGGCGGGCCTCGTGCTCGCCGCCTGCCGCCCGGCCAGCAAGCCGGCGCCTGCTGCGACTCCTGCCGCAACGCCCGCAGGTGCCAACAATCGACCGGCCGGTCAGACACCTGCCGGTCCAACCGCTGGCCAGCCGCCCGCCGGCACTCCCAATCTGTCGGCGCTTGCCGGCGCACTGGGTGGTCAGGGTGAACCGACGCCGCGTCCGTACGCCACCGTGATCACCTCACGCGCCAGGTCGAAGCAGGGCGTGTTTGCGGTGCACCAGGTCGGCGCGCGCCTCTATTTCGAAGTCCCCGCCGCGCAGTTGGGCAAAGACTTCATGGTCACCACCGTGCTGGCCGGCACCAACGCCGCGATCACGGGCAGCACCAACGGCCCCACGCGCCTCGTGCGTTTCGAGCGCCGCGACAACCGCATCCTGCTGCGGGACGTCAACTACAACAACGTCGCCTCCGACACCACGCTGCAGACCGCGCGCGCGATGTCGCTGATCGAGTTCTTCCCGATTCTCGCGTCGTTCAACGTGGATGCGTACGGCAAGGACAGCGCCGCCGTCATTGAAGTGACGCGCCTGTTCACCGGCGGCGTGCAGGAGTTCACCGCCAACGGCCGACGCGCCGCCGTCGATGCCTCACGCTCGTTCATCGACAAGTTCTCGGCGTTCTCACGCAATGTGAACGTGACGGCCGTACAGACCTTCACGCCGCAGGCCACGCCGGGCGCAGCACCGTTGCCGATTTTTGGCGGCGGTGGTGGTGCCGTCACGACCACCACGGAAGCGTACACCTTCTCGATCGTGCGGCTGCCGGACGATCCGATGATGCCGCGTCTCGCTGACGAACGCGTCGGATTTTTCTCCCGGGCCCGCACCGATTTTGGGTCACGCGAACAGCGGGTGCTGCCACGTCGCTACATCAGCCGCTGGCGCCTCGAGTGCTCCGATCGCAAGCAGGGTAACCTCTGCGTGCCGAAGAAGCCGATCACGTACTACGTCGATCCGGCCACACCCACCTGGCTCGTACCCTGGGTGAAGGCGGGCATCGAAGAGTGGCAGCCGGCGTTCGAAGCGGCGGGCTTTGCCAAGGGCATCATCGCCGGCGATGCGCCGAACGATCCCGAGTTCTCGGGTGAAGATGCCAGTGTGGCCATGATCCGCTGGTTGCCGTCGCCGGTGGCCAATGCGCAGGGCCCGAGTCTGGTCGATCCGCGCACCGGCGAGATCATCGACGCCGATGTGCAGATGTATCACAACATTCTGGACCTGCAGCGTGAGTGGTACTTCTCGCAGGTTGGACATCTCGACAAGCGCGCGCAGACGTTCCCGTTCCCCGATTCGCTGATGGGACGGCTCATTCAGTTTGTCGTGGCACACGAAGTGGGACACACGCTGGGCTTCCCGCACAACTTCAAGGGCAGCTCGATGTACCCGCTGGATTCGGTGCGCTCGAAAACGTGGGTGGCGAAGATGGGCCACTCGCCGTCGATCATGGACTACGCGCGTTTCAATTACGTGGCGCAGCCGGAAGACAACATCCCGCTGGCCGATCTCGTGCCGCGGGTGGGCGTGTACGACACCTACGCCGTGAAGTGGGGATACTCGCCCATCGCCGGTGCCACGTCTCCGGAAGGCGAACTGCGTCAGCTCGATGCGTGGGCGCGCATGCAGGACACCATTCCGTGGTATCGCTTTGCCAGTGATGCCGGTGCCGGCGGTGCCGATCCGGGTGAACAGTCGGAAGCCATCGGTGATGCCGACGCCGTCGCGGCCACGGCGCTGGGCTTCAAGAACATCGCCCGCGTCATGAAGCTGGTGGACGGCGCAGCGAGCGGTGACAAGACCGCCGATTTCTCGCTGCTGCGGGCCACCTACAACGGCGTGATCAATCAGTGGGCACTCGAAGCCAACCACGTCACGAAGATCGTGGGTGGTCTCGACAAGCAGGAAAAGCGCCAGAGCCAGAGTGGCCCGGTGTGGACGCCGGTATCACGCACCCGGCAGAAGGCGGCGGTGAAGTTCCTGAACGAGCAGGTGTTCGCCACGCCCGCCTATCTGATCGACGTGCCCACGCTGCGCCGGCTCGAATCGGAAGGAAACATCAACCGCGTCGTGAACGCGCAGGCCCGCGCACTGGGCAGCTTGCTCAACAACACCAAGCTGCAGCGCCTCGTGGAAATCGAAGCCACGTCCAGCAGCCAGGCCACCGTATACCCGGTGGGCGAGATGCTGACCGACGTGCGCCGGGGCTTGTGGAGTGAAGTGGCGAGCGGCAAGGCCATCACGGCCTACCGTCGTCGCCTGCAGAACGTGTACCTCGAGCAGATGGCCACCAAGATCAAGCCGCCGGCCACGTCGGCCGCCGAGGTGCAGATCTCCCAGTTGCTGGGCATTCCGCTGTCCCAGCCGCGCGATTTCCGCGCCATCGTGAAGGATGAGGTGCGCACCCTCGATCGTGAGCTGGCCAACGCGATCGGCCGGACCAGCGACCGCGCGTCACGGGCGCACCTGCAGGACGCCCGCGACCAGATCAAGGCCATGCTGGACACGGACAAGTAG
- a CDS encoding efflux RND transporter permease subunit — protein MWIVQLALRRPYTFIVGALLVVLFGVLSAIRMPTDILPELDIPVVSVIWSYNGLPPEEMERRFGTPYERAVTTTVNDVEHIESQSLAGVTVIKVFFQPGARIESAVAQLAAVSQSILRIMPPGAAAPFIVRYNAANVPVLQLALGGDSLSEQQLSDLGTNGIRTRLATVRGASVPQPYGGRSRLINVDLDPVQLFARGLSPTDVSDAITAQNLVLPGGTAKIGEREYVVRLNGSPDMVEAMNDLPIRVVNGALVRIRDVAYVRDGYSVQTNIVHRDGVRGALIQVLKSGGASTIDVVNRVREALPGILATLPPALKVDILADQSLFVKAALKGVVIEALIAACLTAAMILIFLGSWRSTLIVALSIPLSILCSVTVLSMLGQTLNVMTLGGLALAVGVLVDDATVGIENIHRVQEHEPDIEKAILDGAGQIAIPTLVSTLAICIVFVPIFFLSGAAGSLFRPLAMAVVFAMMASYVISRTLVPTLVRYAMERERALEAKRAGMPKRPGFFAQFHHSFEHRFEQWRVNYRETITTMLARPARLMTVAGLVVLSAAALSPWLGRDFFPQIDAGQIRLHLRAPVGTRLEETARIVAAVEARIRDIIPPGDLATMIDNIGLATTSSTNLAYSDNPTIGMTDADLLISLTEHRVGKTADYARRIRRMVRDEFPDVLVFFQSADIVGQILNAGLPAPVNVQVVGANRAENIKVARVLEERIKKIPGAVDVYLQQRLEAPQLNVTVDRARAASMSLTQRDVANDLLVSLASSGQAQPNVWLNPQNGVQYSVSVQTPQYRIASIEDIGRTPVLSAAGVNSGAMPQLFQNIATVQRGTSVGVISHYDVAPVYDVYANVLDRDLGAVAGDIDVVLDSLKESLPRGTTLVMRGQVASMRTSYTGLATGLVFAIVLVYLIMVINFQSWLDPLIIACALPLALAGVIWALYACGNTISVPAFMGAIMSMGVATANGILVVSFANERMDAGLTALEAAIEAAATRLRPVIMTALAMIVGMVPMALGLGEGGEQNAPLGRAVIGGLLFATFATLTLLPFVYSRLRAHRHGVVLPLELTS, from the coding sequence ATGTGGATTGTACAACTCGCCCTTCGGCGCCCCTACACCTTCATCGTCGGCGCGCTGTTGGTGGTGCTTTTCGGTGTCCTCTCGGCCATCCGGATGCCCACGGACATCCTGCCGGAGCTCGACATTCCGGTGGTCTCGGTCATCTGGTCGTACAACGGCCTCCCGCCCGAGGAAATGGAGCGCCGGTTTGGGACGCCCTATGAGCGCGCGGTCACAACCACCGTCAACGACGTCGAGCATATCGAGTCGCAGTCGCTGGCTGGCGTCACCGTCATCAAGGTGTTTTTCCAGCCGGGCGCACGCATCGAGTCGGCGGTGGCGCAGCTCGCCGCCGTGTCCCAGTCCATTCTGCGCATCATGCCGCCGGGTGCGGCCGCGCCGTTCATCGTGCGGTACAACGCCGCCAATGTGCCGGTGCTGCAGCTCGCGCTGGGCGGCGACTCGCTGTCCGAGCAGCAACTGTCAGACCTTGGCACCAACGGCATCCGCACCCGCCTCGCCACCGTGCGCGGCGCCAGTGTGCCACAGCCCTATGGCGGCCGATCACGACTGATCAACGTGGATCTGGACCCGGTCCAGCTCTTCGCGCGCGGCCTCTCGCCCACCGACGTCAGCGACGCCATCACGGCGCAGAACCTCGTGCTGCCGGGCGGTACGGCCAAGATCGGCGAACGCGAGTATGTGGTGCGCCTCAACGGCAGTCCGGACATGGTCGAGGCCATGAACGACCTGCCCATCCGGGTGGTCAACGGCGCGCTGGTGCGCATTCGTGATGTCGCCTATGTGCGCGACGGCTATTCGGTACAGACCAACATCGTGCACCGTGATGGTGTGCGTGGCGCGCTGATTCAGGTGCTCAAGTCGGGTGGCGCCTCCACCATCGACGTGGTGAACCGTGTGCGCGAGGCGCTTCCGGGCATCCTCGCCACGCTGCCACCGGCCCTCAAGGTCGACATTCTCGCCGACCAGTCGCTGTTCGTGAAGGCGGCGCTCAAGGGCGTGGTCATCGAAGCCCTCATCGCGGCCTGCCTCACGGCGGCCATGATTCTGATCTTTCTGGGTAGCTGGCGCTCCACGCTCATCGTTGCGCTGTCCATTCCGCTGTCGATTCTGTGCTCGGTCACCGTGCTGTCCATGCTGGGACAGACGCTCAACGTGATGACGCTGGGTGGCCTCGCGCTCGCCGTGGGTGTACTGGTCGACGATGCCACGGTGGGCATCGAGAACATCCACCGTGTGCAGGAACACGAACCCGATATCGAGAAGGCCATTCTCGATGGCGCCGGTCAGATTGCCATCCCGACGCTGGTGTCGACGCTCGCGATCTGCATCGTGTTCGTGCCGATCTTCTTCCTGAGCGGCGCAGCAGGCTCGCTGTTCCGTCCCTTGGCGATGGCGGTGGTGTTTGCGATGATGGCGTCGTACGTCATCTCCCGCACCCTGGTGCCCACCCTGGTGCGGTACGCCATGGAGCGCGAGCGTGCGCTCGAAGCCAAGCGTGCCGGCATGCCGAAGCGCCCCGGCTTCTTCGCGCAATTCCACCACAGCTTCGAGCACCGCTTCGAACAGTGGCGCGTGAATTACCGGGAGACGATCACCACCATGCTGGCACGCCCCGCGCGCCTGATGACGGTGGCGGGGCTCGTCGTGCTCTCGGCCGCCGCACTCTCGCCGTGGCTGGGTCGCGACTTCTTCCCGCAGATCGATGCCGGCCAGATCCGCCTGCACCTGCGCGCACCGGTGGGCACCCGCCTCGAAGAAACCGCGCGCATCGTGGCCGCCGTGGAAGCCCGCATTCGCGACATCATTCCGCCGGGTGATCTCGCCACGATGATCGACAACATCGGACTCGCGACGACCAGCTCCACCAATCTGGCGTACAGCGACAATCCGACCATCGGCATGACCGACGCCGATCTGCTCATCTCACTCACCGAACATCGGGTCGGCAAGACGGCGGACTATGCGCGGCGCATTCGCCGCATGGTGCGTGACGAATTCCCCGATGTGCTGGTGTTCTTCCAGTCGGCCGACATCGTCGGGCAGATTCTCAACGCCGGCCTGCCGGCACCGGTGAACGTGCAGGTGGTGGGTGCCAACCGGGCCGAGAACATCAAGGTGGCGCGTGTGCTGGAGGAGCGGATCAAGAAGATCCCCGGTGCCGTGGATGTGTACCTGCAGCAGCGTCTCGAAGCGCCGCAGCTCAACGTGACGGTGGACCGTGCCCGCGCCGCGTCGATGTCGCTCACACAGCGTGATGTGGCGAACGATCTGCTGGTGTCGCTGGCGTCCAGCGGCCAGGCGCAGCCGAATGTGTGGCTCAATCCGCAGAACGGCGTGCAGTACAGTGTGAGCGTGCAAACGCCGCAGTATCGCATCGCGTCCATCGAAGACATCGGCCGCACGCCGGTGCTCAGTGCGGCGGGTGTCAACAGCGGTGCGATGCCACAGCTCTTCCAGAACATCGCCACCGTGCAGCGTGGCACGAGCGTGGGTGTCATCAGCCACTACGATGTGGCACCGGTCTACGATGTGTATGCCAACGTGCTCGATCGTGATCTGGGGGCCGTGGCCGGTGACATCGATGTGGTGCTCGATTCCCTCAAGGAATCGCTGCCGCGTGGTACCACCCTGGTGATGCGCGGACAGGTGGCCAGCATGCGCACCTCGTACACCGGCCTGGCGACGGGCCTCGTGTTCGCGATTGTGCTGGTGTACCTGATCATGGTCATCAACTTCCAGTCGTGGCTCGACCCGCTCATCATCGCTTGCGCGCTGCCGTTGGCCCTGGCCGGCGTGATCTGGGCACTGTATGCCTGCGGCAACACGATCAGTGTGCCGGCCTTCATGGGCGCCATCATGAGTATGGGTGTGGCCACCGCCAACGGCATTCTCGTGGTGTCCTTCGCCAATGAACGCATGGACGCAGGGCTCACCGCGCTCGAGGCTGCCATTGAAGCGGCGGCCACGCGTCTGCGCCCAGTGATCATGACGGCGCTGGCCATGATCGTGGGTATGGTGCCGATGGCGCTGGGACTCGGTGAAGGTGGCGAGCAGAACGCGCCGCTCGGCCGCGCCGTGATCGGCGGCTTGCTCTTTGCGACATTTGCGACGCTGACCCTGCTTCCCTTTGTTTACAGCCGCCTGCGTGCTCACCGGCACGGGGTGGTTCTCCCGCTGGAATTGACCTCGTGA
- a CDS encoding efflux RND transporter periplasmic adaptor subunit, whose amino-acid sequence MMPIVFVLIFAGLLAAGLLPRLAQSRARADESARSTAVPTVFTEPVKRDTTTTPFELPATLTGVHEASIFARTNGFVRQLRVDIGSPVRAGDTLVVLDMPELREQERQATAVLEQTEASAKLAKTSLDRWKQLATQGVVTPQEFDERTATANVTDANARAARANLANLRELQRFGVLVAPFHGVVTARSIDIGSLVVAGAAAGARPLLSLVQTDTVRVMLQVPQSAAPRVRVGMRTAVVVSDLGNEEIMGTVVRTAGAIDPVTRTLLTEVHVPNAQRRLLPGMFATVRLKVPSSPSLRVPAIALIVRGDGTQVARVEKDTVRLVPITIGRDYGTSLEVLGGLQPGDQVVVNPPESMASGQPVKAIARGGVK is encoded by the coding sequence ATGATGCCGATCGTCTTTGTGCTGATCTTCGCGGGACTGTTGGCTGCCGGGTTGCTGCCTCGACTCGCGCAATCACGGGCCCGCGCCGACGAGAGCGCACGATCCACCGCCGTGCCCACCGTGTTCACCGAGCCGGTGAAGCGCGATACCACCACCACACCGTTTGAGCTGCCGGCCACACTCACGGGTGTGCACGAAGCCAGCATATTCGCACGCACCAACGGCTTCGTGCGGCAACTGCGCGTCGACATCGGATCGCCGGTGCGGGCGGGGGATACGCTCGTCGTGCTCGACATGCCGGAGTTGCGCGAGCAGGAACGCCAGGCCACCGCGGTGCTCGAACAGACCGAAGCCAGCGCCAAGTTGGCCAAGACCTCGCTCGACCGGTGGAAGCAGCTCGCGACGCAGGGTGTGGTGACGCCTCAGGAATTCGATGAGCGTACGGCCACCGCCAATGTGACCGACGCCAACGCGCGCGCAGCCCGCGCCAACCTTGCCAACCTGCGTGAACTGCAGCGCTTCGGCGTGCTCGTCGCGCCGTTCCACGGTGTGGTCACCGCACGATCCATCGATATCGGCTCGCTGGTGGTGGCCGGTGCTGCCGCTGGTGCGCGACCGCTGCTGTCGCTGGTGCAGACCGACACGGTGCGCGTGATGTTGCAGGTGCCACAGAGCGCCGCGCCGCGAGTGCGGGTGGGCATGCGGACGGCCGTGGTGGTGAGTGACCTGGGCAACGAAGAGATCATGGGCACGGTGGTGCGCACCGCCGGCGCCATCGATCCGGTCACGCGCACGCTGCTCACCGAGGTACACGTGCCCAATGCCCAGCGCCGTCTGCTGCCAGGCATGTTCGCCACGGTGCGCCTCAAGGTGCCGTCGTCGCCGTCGCTGCGTGTGCCGGCCATTGCGCTCATCGTGCGCGGCGACGGCACGCAGGTGGCGCGAGTGGAAAAGGACACGGTGCGACTCGTGCCCATCACCATTGGGCGCGACTACGGGACCTCGCTCGAAGTGCTCGGCGGTCTCCAGCCCGGTGATCAGGTGGTCGTGAACCCGCCCGAATCCATGGCTTCGGGCCAGCCCGTGAAAGCCATCGCCCGGGGCGGGGTCAAGTAG